One window from the genome of Sphingomicrobium arenosum encodes:
- the folE gene encoding GTP cyclohydrolase I FolE produces MTDKSPTAGDLYRPQPKIDVPDDVQEAVRTLLRWAGEDPEREGLVDTPKRVARAWAEYAKGYNEDPASHLARTFEEVGGYDEIVLLRDIPFQSHCEHHMAPIIGKASIAYLPGKRVVGISKLARVLHGFARRLQVQERLTAQVADCIWEHLEPEGVAVVIEASHACMTARGVNTPGVMMTTSRMMGTFRKDERSRKEVLALMGY; encoded by the coding sequence ATGACCGACAAGAGCCCGACGGCCGGCGACCTGTATCGCCCGCAGCCTAAGATCGATGTGCCAGATGATGTGCAGGAGGCGGTACGTACCCTGTTGCGCTGGGCCGGTGAAGATCCGGAGCGCGAAGGGCTGGTCGATACGCCCAAGCGCGTGGCGCGGGCTTGGGCCGAATATGCGAAGGGTTACAATGAAGACCCGGCATCGCACCTCGCGCGCACGTTCGAGGAAGTGGGCGGGTATGACGAGATCGTCCTGTTGCGCGACATCCCGTTTCAGTCGCACTGCGAGCATCATATGGCGCCGATCATCGGCAAAGCGTCGATCGCCTATTTGCCGGGCAAGCGCGTGGTCGGTATTTCCAAGCTGGCGCGCGTGTTGCACGGGTTTGCGCGGCGCCTGCAGGTGCAGGAACGTCTCACCGCTCAGGTCGCCGATTGTATCTGGGAGCATCTCGAGCCCGAAGGCGTGGCGGTGGTGATCGAAGCGAGCCATGCCTGCATGACCGCCCGAGGGGTCAATACGCCCGGGGTGATGATGACCACGAGCCGCATGATGGGTACTTTTCGGAAGGACGAACGGAGTCGCAAGGAAGTGCTCGCGCTTATGGGTTATTGA
- a CDS encoding PAS domain-containing protein, which yields MVASLSPFSCNSAYVGDEGEAARLDLVGRYDADSLEEDDELNAVRAFAAALCEAPIALVTVVEAERQRFLSRQGVAIAETPRDVSFCQHAMVGGSIMEVPDARLDERFADNALVTGEPHIRFYAGAPLVSAEGAPIGALCVISPDPRTGLSAYQRQGMEVLARAVMRRLEARRGELEMTAGREEARRLLEESQQKFDNLADALPQMAWSTDGEGNPDYFNRRWYEFTGAEPGDHYGNQWVDAVHPDDRETAAAAWQGAVESGEAYETEYRMRRHDGEYRWTLARGLPVHGDNGEVIRWFGTNTDIHENRQLVESHALLTRELSHRIKNIFSVVTGLVSFASRKHPEMKEVATSIGDRINALGRAHNYVRPLSNMPAEARLRDVLSDLFAPYADAEGERVRITGGDFEVREQAVTPIALAFHEMATNAVKYGALSVEGGHVELRIKADGDELLLLWREVGGPEPVEPDHKGFGSDLLRTSLERQLRGRLERRWEPGGLEIEINLPIERITI from the coding sequence ATGGTTGCGTCATTATCTCCTTTCTCCTGTAATTCCGCCTACGTCGGCGACGAGGGCGAAGCCGCGCGTCTCGACCTCGTCGGACGGTATGATGCGGACAGCCTGGAGGAAGATGACGAGCTCAATGCGGTGCGAGCCTTCGCGGCGGCGCTTTGCGAGGCGCCGATCGCTCTGGTGACGGTCGTCGAGGCCGAGCGGCAGCGCTTCCTGTCGAGACAGGGCGTGGCGATTGCCGAAACGCCTCGAGACGTGAGTTTTTGCCAGCACGCGATGGTAGGCGGGTCAATCATGGAAGTCCCAGATGCCCGTCTCGACGAACGATTTGCAGACAATGCCTTGGTGACCGGCGAGCCGCATATCCGCTTTTATGCAGGCGCGCCGCTGGTATCGGCCGAAGGTGCGCCGATCGGGGCACTCTGCGTAATTTCGCCCGATCCGCGCACGGGCCTGAGCGCCTATCAGCGACAGGGGATGGAAGTGTTGGCGCGCGCGGTCATGCGGCGCCTAGAGGCGCGGCGCGGTGAGCTGGAAATGACTGCGGGGCGCGAAGAGGCACGGCGGCTGCTCGAGGAAAGCCAGCAGAAGTTCGATAATCTCGCCGATGCGCTGCCGCAGATGGCCTGGTCGACCGATGGCGAAGGCAACCCAGACTATTTCAATCGACGCTGGTACGAGTTCACCGGGGCCGAGCCGGGCGATCACTATGGCAACCAATGGGTTGACGCGGTTCACCCTGATGATCGGGAGACGGCGGCGGCGGCATGGCAGGGCGCGGTCGAGAGCGGCGAGGCTTATGAAACCGAGTATCGGATGCGCCGCCATGATGGCGAATATCGTTGGACGCTGGCGCGCGGGCTGCCGGTGCACGGCGATAACGGCGAGGTGATCCGCTGGTTCGGCACCAACACCGACATCCATGAAAATAGGCAGTTGGTCGAAAGTCACGCACTGCTGACCCGCGAATTGAGCCACCGCATCAAGAATATCTTTTCCGTTGTTACCGGACTGGTTAGCTTTGCCAGTCGAAAGCATCCGGAAATGAAGGAGGTGGCGACATCGATCGGCGACCGCATCAATGCGCTGGGGCGAGCGCACAATTATGTGCGTCCGTTGTCGAACATGCCCGCCGAGGCGCGGTTGCGCGATGTATTGTCCGACCTGTTCGCCCCTTATGCCGACGCCGAGGGCGAGCGAGTGCGGATCACGGGTGGAGACTTTGAGGTCAGGGAGCAGGCGGTAACACCGATCGCGCTCGCGTTCCATGAAATGGCAACGAACGCGGTGAAATACGGGGCGCTATCGGTGGAGGGCGGCCATGTGGAATTACGCATCAAGGCGGATGGCGACGAACTGCTCCTGCTGTGGCGGGAAGTGGGTGGGCCCGAGCCAGTCGAGCCCGATCATAAGGGTTTCGGGAGCGACTTGCTCCGGACGAGCCTCGAGCGGCAGCTGAGGGGGCGGCTCGAGCGTCGCTGGGAGCCCGGCGGCTTGGAAATCGAAATCAACCTTCCCATAGAGAGAATAACCATATAG
- a CDS encoding DNA-packaging protein, giving the protein MPATVEALARRLVGLPRDRREAGLAQLPDEAIAALAQWFAFWARGAQLPPTGTWRNWLLLAGRGFGKTRAGAQWIVERGAARASQRIALVAATLEQARTIMVEGRSGLLEVARLEGVNLKWESGRSRLCWDNGSEARLFSGESPEALRGPEHHLAWADELAKWSHPDATWDNLQMGLRAGADCRALVTTTPRAVPILGRLIDDANTVVTRGRTRDNLTLSQQFLDEMSRSYGGGRLARQELDGDYLIDVEGALFPRGLLERCRVMPREEYERIVVGVDPPASSVGDACGIVVAARHGDRMHVLADASVEKPTPRQWASAVANAAQYWGADRVIAESNQGGEMVESVLRGAARDLPVTRVHARRGKTARAEPIAAMFEAGRAFLAGSFPVLEDELARMTLAGMSGSGGSPDRADAMIWALWALMDGGGARARVRTL; this is encoded by the coding sequence TTGCCGGCCACGGTTGAGGCGCTCGCCAGGAGACTGGTCGGCCTGCCGCGCGATCGGCGCGAAGCGGGATTGGCCCAGTTGCCTGATGAGGCGATCGCAGCGCTGGCGCAGTGGTTTGCCTTCTGGGCTCGGGGGGCACAACTGCCCCCAACAGGGACATGGAGAAATTGGCTACTGCTCGCGGGACGTGGCTTCGGCAAGACCCGGGCGGGCGCGCAATGGATTGTCGAACGCGGCGCTGCGCGAGCTTCGCAGCGCATTGCACTGGTAGCGGCGACGCTCGAGCAGGCGCGAACCATCATGGTTGAGGGGCGCAGCGGGCTGCTCGAGGTAGCTAGGCTCGAAGGTGTAAATTTGAAATGGGAGTCGGGCAGGTCTCGGCTGTGTTGGGACAATGGCAGCGAGGCGCGGTTGTTCTCGGGAGAGAGCCCCGAAGCGTTGCGTGGTCCCGAGCACCATCTGGCCTGGGCGGACGAACTGGCGAAATGGTCGCATCCGGACGCGACCTGGGATAATTTGCAAATGGGGTTGAGGGCAGGGGCCGATTGCCGGGCGCTGGTCACGACGACACCGCGCGCGGTTCCGATCCTCGGTCGGCTGATCGACGATGCCAATACGGTCGTGACGCGCGGTCGAACGCGGGACAATCTGACGCTGTCGCAACAGTTTCTCGACGAGATGTCGCGGAGCTATGGTGGCGGGAGGCTGGCTCGCCAAGAGCTCGATGGCGATTATCTGATCGATGTCGAGGGGGCGCTGTTCCCGCGGGGATTGCTCGAGCGATGCCGGGTGATGCCACGTGAAGAATATGAACGGATCGTGGTGGGCGTCGACCCGCCGGCAAGTTCGGTTGGTGACGCTTGCGGAATTGTCGTGGCGGCGCGCCACGGGGATCGGATGCACGTGCTGGCCGATGCCAGTGTCGAAAAACCCACCCCAAGGCAATGGGCGAGCGCGGTCGCGAATGCGGCGCAATATTGGGGTGCTGATCGTGTCATTGCGGAGTCCAATCAGGGCGGCGAGATGGTGGAAAGCGTGCTGCGAGGGGCGGCGCGCGACCTGCCGGTAACGCGGGTCCATGCGCGGCGTGGCAAGACGGCCCGCGCCGAACCGATTGCGGCGATGTTCGAGGCGGGGCGCGCGTTCCTCGCAGGAAGCTTCCCCGTGCTCGAAGATGAATTGGCGCGCATGACCCTGGCGGGGATGAGCGGCAGCGGCGGCTCGCCCGACCGGGCCGATGCGATGATCTGGGCGCTGTGGGCGCTCATGGACGGCGGGGGAGCGCGCGCGAGGGTGCGCACACTCTGA
- a CDS encoding phage portal protein — protein sequence MKWLDNWLGAKSAPGGRSVLPIHDIGSLLGGHGSDHPGAYVDQLREVFERNPVGHRAVRVVAGAVGSLTIDASGDGAEQGRRLLMRSGLLETIALHLLLHGNAYVHLAADADGAAMAWHCLRPERVSLITDRDGWPRAYSYRGRSVTHYPVRDEFERLSVVHIKALHPGDDHGGQGCLEAAIGPAMVHNAASRWNRSLLENAARPSGALIHDPGDGTVLSDKQFERLKSELATQYEGSGNAGRPLLLDGGLSWQAFSLSPTDMDFIKLKEAAARDIALAFGVPPVLLGLPGDATYANGREAGRALYRQTVLPLARKILRALEAQLEDWIDPVRLEVDEDQLSELSEDRSRLWSAVGEADFLSRAEKRAMLGFPPEEVTQ from the coding sequence ATGAAGTGGCTCGACAATTGGCTCGGCGCGAAGAGCGCGCCGGGCGGACGATCCGTGCTGCCGATCCACGATATCGGTTCGCTCTTGGGCGGTCATGGAAGCGATCATCCGGGCGCCTACGTCGACCAGCTGCGCGAGGTATTCGAGCGCAATCCGGTCGGTCATCGCGCGGTTCGCGTGGTGGCTGGTGCGGTGGGTTCGCTAACAATCGACGCGAGTGGTGACGGCGCCGAACAGGGTCGGCGCCTCCTGATGCGGTCCGGCTTGCTTGAAACGATCGCGCTGCACCTGCTGCTGCATGGCAACGCTTATGTGCATCTTGCTGCGGATGCGGACGGGGCAGCGATGGCCTGGCATTGCCTCCGGCCCGAGCGCGTCAGCCTCATTACCGATCGTGACGGATGGCCGCGCGCCTACAGTTATCGCGGGCGCAGCGTCACCCATTATCCGGTGCGCGATGAGTTCGAGCGACTTTCGGTCGTGCATATTAAGGCGCTTCATCCCGGAGACGATCATGGCGGACAGGGCTGTCTCGAGGCCGCCATCGGGCCGGCGATGGTGCACAATGCGGCGAGCCGCTGGAATCGGTCGCTGCTGGAGAATGCGGCACGTCCGTCGGGAGCGCTGATCCATGATCCCGGCGACGGGACAGTGCTCAGCGACAAGCAGTTCGAGCGCCTCAAGAGCGAGCTCGCTACGCAATATGAGGGTAGCGGAAACGCGGGACGCCCCTTGCTGCTCGACGGTGGGTTGAGCTGGCAGGCCTTCAGCCTGTCGCCCACCGACATGGACTTTATCAAGCTGAAGGAAGCGGCGGCACGCGATATCGCGCTGGCCTTCGGGGTGCCGCCGGTGCTGCTCGGCCTGCCGGGCGATGCGACCTACGCCAACGGGCGCGAGGCAGGCCGCGCGCTCTATCGTCAGACAGTGCTGCCGCTGGCGCGAAAGATCCTGCGGGCGCTCGAGGCCCAACTCGAGGATTGGATCGATCCGGTCCGCTTAGAGGTGGACGAGGACCAACTTTCCGAATTGTCGGAGGATCGTTCGCGGCTGTGGAGCGCAGTGGGGGAGGCGGACTTCCTCAGCCGGGCCGAAAAGCGCGCCATGCTCGGATTTCCGCCTGAAGAGGTTACGCAGTGA
- a CDS encoding DUF6127 family protein: protein MSDARVIGALAAMAEQGGLDRLTLAALIEESSARGARDAMARLGLEDRSARRDMDDLRELLGAWRAAKKSATHALIGWLSKAVLALCVAGAAWQLGLLAGTIAK, encoded by the coding sequence GTGAGCGACGCGCGCGTGATCGGCGCGCTTGCTGCGATGGCCGAACAAGGTGGGCTCGACCGCCTGACGCTGGCGGCGCTGATCGAGGAGTCGAGCGCGCGAGGGGCCCGAGACGCTATGGCGCGCCTCGGGCTCGAGGATCGCAGCGCGCGGCGCGACATGGATGACCTTCGCGAATTGTTGGGCGCGTGGCGAGCGGCGAAGAAGAGCGCGACGCACGCGCTGATCGGGTGGCTGTCGAAGGCAGTGCTCGCGCTGTGTGTTGCCGGGGCTGCCTGGCAGTTGGGCCTGCTCGCCGGGACGATCGCAAAATGA
- a CDS encoding HK97 family phage prohead protease encodes MTRFAGYAAIFHRPDDGGDVIAPGAFRRSLEGRAPGDVPLLLQHRGDVVAGRIERLEEDEKGLRVIARLDGGRAGKTAGGLLKSGKLKGLSFGYRVRRAGKKGAFRRLEEVDLVEVSLVARPMQPVARVHAIEE; translated from the coding sequence ATGACGCGTTTCGCCGGTTATGCCGCCATCTTTCATCGCCCCGATGACGGCGGCGACGTGATTGCGCCGGGCGCGTTTCGGCGCTCTCTCGAGGGACGCGCGCCTGGTGATGTACCGCTGCTGCTGCAGCATCGCGGCGACGTCGTTGCAGGCAGGATCGAGCGGCTCGAAGAAGATGAAAAGGGGCTGCGCGTCATCGCGCGGCTCGATGGAGGGCGCGCGGGAAAGACTGCGGGCGGACTCCTGAAAAGCGGGAAATTGAAGGGTTTGAGTTTCGGCTATCGCGTGCGGCGGGCCGGGAAGAAGGGGGCGTTTCGGCGGCTCGAGGAAGTCGATCTCGTCGAAGTCAGTCTGGTGGCGCGACCCATGCAGCCGGTGGCCCGGGTGCATGCAATCGAGGAGTGA
- a CDS encoding phage major capsid protein, translating to METKMAGTAGSDMLEQSFDMDNGAELTAMKEELAVLKRKVGQQAMREGHPTLDGVKEAGRDKKFADAYLRRGDVAGLEAKSIESNDALGGYAIPQEIDGVIDNTLLASSPIRQIANVVKVGSAGYRKLVASGGTPSGWASFEGARGETTTPTFHEIVPASGELFANPAATQQMLDDAAFDVESWLAGEIATEFARAEGAAFVNGTGASQPLGFLSSPVSANGDDSRAMGTLQTIGTGSAGAFPSSDPADVLLDLVQSLRQPYRQGAVFVMNSATAAAIRKFKTADGAYIWQPGLAAGTPSSLLGYPVVEAGDMPDMAAGSLSVAFGNFKAGYTIADRGETVVLRDPYTNKPFVHFYATRRVGGQVTNSESIKLLEFA from the coding sequence ATGGAAACCAAGATGGCCGGCACTGCCGGCAGTGACATGCTCGAGCAGAGCTTCGACATGGACAATGGCGCGGAACTGACCGCGATGAAGGAAGAGCTGGCGGTGCTCAAGCGTAAGGTCGGCCAGCAGGCGATGCGCGAGGGCCATCCCACGCTCGATGGCGTGAAGGAAGCCGGGCGCGACAAGAAGTTTGCCGATGCCTATCTGCGCCGCGGGGATGTCGCGGGGCTCGAGGCCAAGTCGATTGAATCCAACGATGCGCTCGGTGGCTACGCCATTCCGCAGGAAATCGACGGAGTGATCGACAACACGCTGCTGGCGAGTTCGCCCATCCGGCAGATCGCCAATGTGGTGAAGGTTGGCAGCGCGGGCTATCGCAAGCTGGTTGCGTCGGGCGGAACGCCGTCAGGCTGGGCCAGCTTCGAGGGCGCTCGCGGCGAGACCACGACGCCGACGTTCCACGAGATCGTCCCGGCCTCGGGCGAATTGTTCGCCAATCCGGCGGCGACCCAGCAGATGCTCGACGACGCGGCATTCGATGTGGAAAGCTGGCTGGCGGGCGAAATCGCGACCGAATTTGCTCGCGCTGAGGGCGCCGCCTTCGTCAATGGCACGGGGGCGAGCCAGCCGCTCGGTTTCCTGTCTTCGCCGGTGTCTGCCAATGGTGACGACAGCCGCGCGATGGGCACGCTGCAGACAATCGGGACGGGCAGCGCAGGGGCGTTTCCGTCAAGCGATCCGGCCGACGTCCTGCTCGATCTCGTGCAGAGCCTGCGCCAGCCGTACCGGCAGGGCGCGGTCTTCGTCATGAATAGCGCGACTGCCGCGGCGATCCGCAAGTTCAAGACCGCCGATGGCGCCTATATCTGGCAGCCCGGCCTTGCGGCCGGCACGCCGTCGAGCCTGCTTGGCTATCCGGTGGTGGAGGCCGGGGACATGCCCGACATGGCGGCTGGCAGCCTCTCGGTCGCCTTCGGCAATTTCAAGGCAGGCTATACCATCGCGGATCGCGGCGAGACCGTGGTGCTGCGCGATCCGTACACCAACAAGCCGTTCGTCCATTTCTACGCGACGCGCCGGGTCGGCGGGCAGGTGACCAACTCGGAGAGCATCAAGCTCCTCGAGTTCGCCTGA
- a CDS encoding coiled-coil domain-containing protein, with translation MPQTVIFADLVRETSSTTGTDNILLGGAITGMRSFADAVAPGESFHYSMIGSDKPQESEAGVGTLQPDGTILRAPSGGVFTNFSAGEKVVSLVAGAAWYGDTDQVLATQSENITILQAAGDAQDSAIATLQAAGDAHDGAIVALQGAGAAQDGAIASLEATQAGQDSAIANLQAAEQAQNASIAGKADVDHGHALSDIADLEARLSELAASAVGNVTPERYGAVGDGVADDGAALLAAMTAMQSAGGILKLAGRYRTTQAITLPDACMMTGGGTLITENSAGLTVGNDCIFHNVSIVSTHSNHLALYCVDKHAPRLLDCRIDGRIYCRNDGAVALRGPRIDRSHFDVDFGDDYDGVEQMDLFSIYGFEGGHVRGCDIRTANIHRLFKISDSLAGTETSVSNANSRAFEISGNLLRGSGGKQVVDCYRATSGLRFVGNQLELSGAPTYAGPSWAVVIDDKSAGNERDADDIGATYLISGNCGTIPCAFVSLQGAFGITEPGHSGDRRASVHLIDNKIRCTSSDKAVVEIRFFDDVRCRGNLLETNPAVDATVMRLLSNDEAVLSDETYRGGIVHLSKATSNASGLSFGGSFGRIDLRRVSVRNFDASGGVRCDRHRGNALTIDGLFCSSVDTPTQLCRAIYFSSGEMLSLLDIQNVDAEHGTGGNITPVLDSVAQAALRTYRDNGWQPRARLAISGGVPTSGVFLRGDRVSELSPGTSKGVDYVCISGGSPGTWRMSSHVPNKAASIYRPSLAAEHAGFLYFDTGLAASGKPIWWTGSQWVDAAGVAV, from the coding sequence ATGCCACAGACCGTCATTTTCGCAGATCTGGTCAGAGAGACGAGCTCGACCACCGGCACCGACAATATCCTCTTAGGAGGAGCGATAACCGGCATGCGCAGTTTTGCTGATGCCGTGGCGCCAGGCGAAAGCTTCCATTATTCGATGATTGGTAGTGACAAGCCGCAGGAAAGCGAGGCCGGGGTCGGCACGCTCCAGCCCGATGGCACGATCTTGCGTGCGCCGTCGGGGGGCGTCTTTACGAATTTCTCGGCAGGTGAGAAGGTCGTGTCGCTGGTCGCCGGGGCGGCGTGGTATGGAGATACCGACCAGGTGCTCGCCACCCAAAGTGAGAACATCACGATCTTGCAAGCTGCTGGCGACGCGCAAGATAGCGCGATTGCGACGCTACAGGCTGCTGGTGATGCGCATGACGGGGCAATTGTGGCACTGCAGGGAGCGGGAGCCGCACAGGATGGCGCGATCGCAAGCTTGGAGGCCACGCAGGCGGGGCAGGATAGCGCCATCGCCAATTTGCAGGCAGCGGAGCAGGCGCAAAATGCATCGATCGCTGGCAAAGCCGATGTGGACCACGGTCACGCGCTGTCGGATATTGCGGACCTCGAGGCGCGGCTGAGCGAACTTGCGGCGAGCGCGGTCGGCAATGTCACGCCTGAACGCTATGGCGCTGTCGGTGACGGCGTCGCAGATGACGGTGCGGCGCTTCTCGCTGCGATGACGGCGATGCAAAGCGCTGGCGGCATTTTGAAGCTCGCCGGCCGCTATCGCACGACGCAGGCCATCACCCTTCCCGATGCGTGCATGATGACCGGGGGCGGCACTCTCATTACCGAGAATTCAGCGGGGCTGACCGTCGGGAATGATTGCATTTTTCACAATGTCAGCATCGTCTCGACCCATAGCAATCATCTCGCTCTTTATTGTGTCGACAAGCATGCGCCGCGGTTGCTCGATTGTCGGATCGATGGTCGTATCTACTGTCGCAACGACGGCGCCGTCGCATTGCGAGGTCCGCGCATCGATCGAAGCCATTTCGACGTGGATTTCGGCGACGATTATGATGGTGTCGAACAGATGGACCTCTTCTCGATCTATGGGTTCGAGGGCGGTCATGTGCGCGGCTGCGACATCCGCACCGCCAATATCCATCGTCTCTTCAAGATCAGCGATAGCCTCGCCGGCACCGAGACGAGCGTCTCGAACGCGAACAGCCGAGCGTTCGAAATCAGCGGCAATCTGCTGCGTGGCTCGGGCGGTAAGCAGGTGGTCGACTGTTATCGAGCGACCTCTGGCCTGCGCTTCGTGGGCAACCAGCTCGAACTGTCCGGTGCGCCGACCTATGCGGGGCCGAGCTGGGCGGTCGTCATCGATGACAAGAGTGCCGGTAATGAGCGCGACGCCGACGACATCGGGGCGACGTACCTCATCAGCGGCAATTGCGGTACCATCCCCTGTGCGTTCGTCAGCCTCCAGGGGGCTTTCGGGATTACCGAGCCGGGTCATTCAGGCGACCGTCGAGCGTCCGTCCACCTGATCGACAACAAGATCCGTTGTACGAGCAGCGACAAGGCTGTGGTCGAGATTCGCTTTTTCGACGACGTTCGATGCCGCGGCAACCTGCTGGAAACCAACCCGGCGGTCGATGCGACCGTCATGCGATTGCTGAGCAACGACGAGGCGGTGCTGAGCGACGAGACCTATCGCGGCGGTATCGTGCATCTGTCGAAAGCGACGTCCAACGCCTCGGGGTTGAGCTTCGGTGGCTCGTTCGGGCGTATCGATCTGCGCCGCGTGAGCGTGAGAAACTTCGACGCATCGGGCGGCGTGAGATGCGATCGTCATCGCGGCAATGCGCTGACCATCGACGGTCTATTCTGCTCGAGCGTCGATACACCCACGCAATTGTGCCGGGCGATCTACTTTTCCAGTGGTGAAATGCTGTCGCTACTCGACATCCAGAATGTCGATGCCGAGCATGGGACCGGCGGGAATATCACGCCTGTCCTCGATAGCGTCGCGCAGGCGGCACTGCGCACCTATCGTGACAATGGCTGGCAGCCGCGAGCGCGATTGGCGATTTCGGGCGGGGTGCCAACGAGCGGTGTCTTCCTGCGCGGGGATCGCGTGTCGGAGCTGTCTCCCGGCACGTCCAAAGGTGTCGACTATGTGTGCATTTCGGGTGGTTCGCCCGGCACATGGCGCATGAGCAGTCACGTCCCGAACAAGGCGGCGTCGATCTATCGACCCAGCCTTGCGGCGGAACATGCCGGCTTCCTTTATTTCGACACCGGTCTCGCGGCGTCCGGAAAGCCGATCTGGTGGACGGGCAGCCAGTGGGTCGACGCGGCTGGCGTGGCGGTGTGA
- a CDS encoding phage fiber-tail adaptor protein → MTLVLKDPGAKLDYLVDWGADYLGEDVVAASHWAISPEEEGGVAIVGETFDDASATVTVAGGVAGRRYRLSNRVTTSSGRVDERSLLLRVEER, encoded by the coding sequence ATGACGCTGGTCCTGAAGGATCCCGGCGCCAAGCTCGACTATCTGGTCGACTGGGGCGCCGACTATCTTGGCGAGGATGTCGTCGCCGCAAGCCATTGGGCGATATCGCCCGAGGAAGAGGGCGGTGTCGCAATCGTAGGCGAAACCTTCGACGACGCCAGTGCGACGGTCACCGTGGCCGGCGGGGTCGCGGGGCGACGCTATCGTTTAAGCAACCGTGTGACGACTTCGAGCGGGCGGGTGGATGAACGCTCGCTCCTCCTGCGCGTGGAGGAGCGGTGA
- a CDS encoding head-tail connector protein — protein sequence MAVEMKVGPLVVGLSEAQAYVRVEDGEEEALLAGLLRSAQSACEDFLGYALLERAFSEVAAASVAWQRLGTMPVRAIDEVSALYPDGGTQQIAPSRYAIDIDGDGVGRVRIVGLMDAQRVKVSGHAGMYSTSNDVPEAIRQGIIRLTAHYFAHRDGDGAAPSAVLALWRPHRRAKL from the coding sequence ATGGCAGTGGAGATGAAGGTCGGCCCGTTGGTCGTCGGGTTGAGCGAGGCCCAAGCGTATGTGCGCGTCGAAGATGGCGAAGAAGAAGCGTTGCTGGCGGGGCTCCTGCGCTCAGCGCAGTCGGCCTGCGAGGACTTTCTCGGCTATGCTCTTCTTGAACGGGCCTTCAGCGAGGTCGCCGCCGCCAGCGTGGCCTGGCAGCGGCTCGGTACCATGCCGGTCCGGGCGATCGACGAGGTGTCTGCGCTCTACCCCGATGGTGGTACCCAGCAGATCGCACCCTCGCGCTATGCAATCGATATCGATGGCGACGGTGTCGGCCGGGTTCGCATCGTTGGGCTGATGGACGCGCAGCGCGTGAAGGTGAGCGGCCACGCGGGGATGTATTCAACGTCGAATGACGTGCCCGAAGCTATCCGTCAGGGCATCATTCGATTGACCGCACATTATTTTGCCCATCGCGACGGTGATGGAGCGGCACCGAGCGCGGTGCTCGCCCTGTGGCGACCGCATCGGCGAGCCAAGCTGTGA
- a CDS encoding head-tail adaptor protein: MNAREFAGQLRERVTIEAPLAERSPTGVRTGEWVEVARCLASIRLQGNGPEAEGMALSAMARFVVTIRWREGLAVGQQVRWRGGRMIIRQLRDDPRQPDRLELYCEELRQ, encoded by the coding sequence GTGAACGCGCGCGAATTCGCAGGCCAACTGCGGGAAAGGGTCACCATCGAGGCGCCGCTTGCCGAGCGGAGCCCCACCGGCGTGCGGACGGGCGAGTGGGTGGAAGTCGCGCGCTGCCTGGCGTCGATCCGCCTTCAGGGAAATGGTCCGGAAGCCGAAGGCATGGCGCTGTCCGCAATGGCCCGGTTCGTCGTGACGATCCGCTGGCGCGAGGGCCTGGCGGTCGGCCAGCAAGTGCGATGGCGTGGGGGGCGAATGATCATTCGTCAGCTGCGCGACGACCCGCGACAACCCGACCGGCTGGAACTGTATTGCGAGGAGTTGAGGCAATGA
- a CDS encoding DUF3168 domain-containing protein: MSAGAALQAAMVAALGALEEVTGIYDGPPARATFPYVAVDARNERDWGHKTGVGREVYAAVTLWDEEPTRLERIGGAIEPALAMMNAPAEWQLVGFDFARRKVSRDVAGPWAMTLDFRARLLAQ; this comes from the coding sequence ATGAGTGCGGGAGCTGCGCTGCAGGCCGCCATGGTTGCTGCGCTCGGCGCGCTGGAGGAGGTCACCGGCATCTATGATGGCCCACCCGCGCGCGCGACCTTCCCGTATGTGGCCGTAGATGCGCGCAATGAGCGCGACTGGGGTCATAAGACCGGTGTGGGGCGCGAAGTGTATGCCGCCGTGACCTTGTGGGACGAGGAGCCGACGCGGCTGGAGCGGATCGGCGGGGCGATCGAGCCCGCACTGGCAATGATGAATGCCCCTGCAGAATGGCAGCTGGTCGGGTTCGATTTCGCGCGGCGCAAGGTGAGCCGCGATGTCGCAGGGCCATGGGCGATGACATTGGATTTCAGGGCGCGCCTGTTGGCGCAGTAG